The following is a genomic window from Pseudomonas sp. FP2335.
TGGGCGCCATGGCCGTTGTACGGCCGGGGAATGGCGGGAGTCTGCAGGTGGTGGTGGGGCCGATGGCCGATAGCATTGCCGATGAGATTCGGTTGGCGATGCCTACGTTTGTTGCCAGTGCGCCGGTGACGGTTGTGCCTGTGGATAAACCGGTCGCGGTGAACGTGCAGGAGGCCGAGAAATGGCTGGATGCATTGGGTGGCCGGACGAATGTACGGCAGTTGGAAGCGGTGGCAATGACTCGATTGCGGGTGGAGCTGGGGGATGACTCGGTGCTGTCCGAGGCTGACCTGACTGCGCTGGGTTGCCAAGGCGTGAGCCAATTGGATAGCGGTGTTTGGCACTTGCTGATCGGTGACAAGGCGTCGGGGTTGGGTGAGGCGTTGGAACGGTTGGTCAGTGGTCGGCAGGTTGGGGCTGGTGCTTGATTGATCATTGCCTGAACAGGCCCCTTCGCGGGCAAGCCCGGCTCCCACATTTATGATCTGTGAATACATTCGAAATGTGGGAGCTGGCTTGTCTGCGATGAGGCCCTAGCAGACAACAAAAAACCCGCTGACCAAACTGGCCCAGCGGGTTTGTTGTTTTTGCAGCATGCGAATCAGAAATCCGCCAACTGCCACACTTCATACGCTGGCGTCTCGTACGGGTGGCTGAATTTCAAAGCAGCCACAACAGCCGCGATCAACTCATCCGCCACCACCAGCTCAACCTTCCATTCTTCAACCACTTCAACCTGGCCCACTTGCCCGATAAACGGCCGGCTGCCGTCCATCGCGCGGAATTGGCCCCGGCCCAGCACTTGCCAG
Proteins encoded in this region:
- a CDS encoding NGG1p interacting factor NIF3 — encoded protein: MYKLAFFVPDSHVETVKTAVFAAGGGRIGSYDSCAWQVLGRGQFRAMDGSRPFIGQVGQVEVVEEWKVELVVADELIAAVVAALKFSHPYETPAYEVWQLADF